The Pirellulaceae bacterium genomic sequence GGTGGCGAAGAGTTTTGTGTGATCCTGACGGAGATGTCGGCCGAAGCTGCCCTCGAAATTGCCGAGGGAGTGCGACGAGCCATTCAGCACAATTTAGCTGAGCCGTATCGCGTCACCTCAAGTTTTGGAGTCTCCAGTTGTCGGCTCGGTGCACCTACACCTCACATCATGATGGAGCAGTCCGACCAGGCTTTGTACGCCGCCAAACAAGGTGGACGTAATCAAGTCAAGCTGTGGAGTCCAGAAATGGCCGATGACGCTCAGCCTGACGCGCCTAAGGCTCCCATCATCAATGTGCCGCTGACGAACCAGCCAATCTCCTATCAGGCCATTGCCTCATTGCACACAGCCTTGGCCTATCGTGATGCGGACACAGCCCTTCACAGCCAACGGGTTTCGGAGTTGAGTGTTGCGCTTGGCCGAGGTCTAATGCCAGTGAACGAATTGTACATCTTGGAAATCGCAGGTTTATTGCATGACATCGGCAAAATCGGAGTTCCAGATTCAATACTGCTCAAGCCCAGTCGTCTGGATGCGGACGAGTGGAAAGTCATGGAGGCTCACGCTCAAATCGGTGTCGAGATCCTGGGTTCCGCCTTCCAGTGCAAGCCATTGGTGGACATCATTCGTTACCATCATGTGCGGTATGATGGTATCGGGACACCACCGGGCGGGCCGGTTGGTCAAGATATACCGCTGGGCGCCAGAATTATCTCCATCGCCGACGCCTACGATGCCATGGTTTCCAATCGTGTCTACCGCAAGGGGCAACTTCCTCAAGAGGCCTTTGCAGAACTTACGCGCTGCGCTGGCTCTCAGTTCGATCCAATGTTAGTCGAACGGTTCGTCTCCATGCAGGTTGGGTGGAGACCGGACAGCCGTTATGGAAACTTCGATGTTCAGGACAGCCAGGCCATCACGATTGGCCACCTGACGGAACGAACCATTTCGGCCTACGAAGCTCGCGATGTCAAAACCTTGGCCGAATCTTTGGATCGACTGCGCACCGTTGGGCGACAATTGGACATGCCCGCCATCACCCACCTAGCGCTAGAACTCAGCAAGTCTATCGCCGGCCGTGACGTTGATTGGGACATCGTCGTTCCAGTTTTACAAGACTTAGTCGAAATGTGCTTGATGATTCAAAGAGCCCACGTCCGAGAGGTGGCTTCCCGACCACACACAACACTCAATTGTCCTCAACGCGACTTCTACTACCATGCACTCCAGTGGGACGCCGAGGTGCTGAACAATAGCAGTCATGCCGGTTCTACCAGTGCCTCACTTCCAAAGCCTAGCGCGTAATCGGTCTGGCCAGCGTGCGGATGCGGCACAGATACGAGTCGACGGTGAGATATAGCCAGCCGTCAGGATTGAGTGTGCAATTGCTGGTGCGTTGCTCTGTTACCAGCCGACCAACGAGCTGGCCCTTGGGACTGATGACGTATATGCCGCCAGGTCCGCTAGCCCACAAATAGCCTTGACTGTCGGCCTCCAGTCCATCGGGCAGCCCGGGTTCTTTGCCGACGCGGTCGGTAACGTTGAGCAGTTCTTTCGAGTCTCCCAGCGTGCCATCGGGGCGGACTTCGAATCGCGTCCAATTGGCCTGCTGGGGATTCGATTGCGCTACATACAGAAACTTCTCGTCTGGAGAGAGCGCAATGCCGTTGGGACGTGCGATGCTGGGGGTCAGCAATGTCAACTCGCCATTGGGCTTGAGCCGATACACTCCGCAGAAGTCCAACTCACGGCGTGAATCTGCGAACTGTTCTGGCAGGCCATAGGGCGGGTCGGTGAAGTAGATGTCACCGTTCTTCATCAGCACCGCATCATTGGGACTATTGAGCCGCCGGCCTTGATAGCGGTCGGCCAATGTCATTTTGCCTCCGTTGTCAGTCAGGACACTGACGCGCCGATCTCCGTGCTCGCACATGCACAAGCGACCCTGGCCATCTAGAAACAAACCGTTGCTGCCGGGCTCAAGCCCATAGTACGTGACTCCCGTAAAGCCCGATGGCGTCATGAATACGCTGACTTCACGACCAGCCGGCGCTCCGGGCTGATACTTGTAAATCGTATTGCGGGGGATATCGGAAAACAACAGATGCCCATTGGAGTCGCCAATCCAGACCGGGCCCTCGGTCCAGGTAAACCCGCGGGCTAGCACTTCAATCTTAGCATCTGGAGCTACCAAACGATCAAACTCTGGCGTTAATCGCTCCAGCCTGCCCAGCGTTTGCTGTGCGCGAGCCTGAGGACATAACAAAATAATCGCCAACGAACACCAGATGCGATTCATGAGGTGACTCCCAGAGTATTGACGTCGACCAAGCCCCTTGCACTGTTTGCGAATTCAGCCACTAGCCGCCCAGCACACGGCTCGATAAACGATTCGACATTGAATCAAAGAAAAAAGAAAGTAGGGCTGACAGGAGTCGAACCTGCACACCTTGCGGTACTAGAACCTAAATCTAGCGCGTCTGCCAGTTTCGCCACAGCCCCAAAAATTTCTTCCGTTCGAGATTCTTCAGGTAGCAGTTTGGATATTCTAATCCACGGATGCTTCATCCACGCTCTGGCAAGCGTAGCTACTAGTCCAGTAGTGCGTCCACGCTCTGTCGAGCGTAGCTACGTTGGCTAATTTGCCGACGGCACTACCCACACCTTCAAGTCCGCTTCAATTTCATGATGCAAGTGAATCTTGACGGTGTACAAGCCCAGTTCCTTGAGTGGTCCCTGCAGTCGAATTTGGTCGTCGGTGATAACCAAATCCAACGCTCGCAGCGCGGCAACAATTTCCACAGCTCCAACGCTGCCATACAAATGGCCTTCGTCATTTGCATTGGCCTCGATGGTTACTGACTGTTGAGCAATTCGATCGGCCAGCGACTGCAATCTGCCCAGTCGCGCCCTTTCGATCTCCTTCAACTTGGCCTTGTGCTTCTCAACCATCCGCTTGTGATGCTCGGTCGCCACAATGGCCAAGCCTTGAGGCAGCAGATAGTTGTTGGCAAAGCCCGGCCGAACCTGGACCACTTCACCTTGACGTCCAACATGGTCGACATTGTGTACTAACAGCAATTCAATGCCGCCATGATCGCCTTTGGGTAAACGCTTAAACGCTTGTCGTCGGGCTCGCAGATTCGCAGAAGACATAATTCAAGACTCGCTGTGTCTAATCTAACTTAAAACTGATGTTTACCAAATTCGCTGCCGTGTGTTGTGTTGCCGGATGGGACATCCGTCCATCCATACACAATCGTTACTTGACTACGGCCTAAAACGGAATGTCATCAACCACCGGTTCTGGCTCGTGAACTGCCGAGCCGGGGCCAAAATCGTCGCGATGCGACTGCTGTTGCATGGGAGCCGATCGCGATTCACCACCGGACTGCCTGGCACCTAACATCTGCATGCGCTCGCAGACGACTCGCAGCTTATAATGTTTCTGGCCATCCTTTTCCCAAGTATCCAGCTTCAAGCGGCCTTCAATGAACACCGCAGAGCCCTTGCTCAGGTACTCGCCAGCGACTTCGGCGGTCTTTCCCCAAAATGTCACATCGACAAACGTTGTTTCATCGACCCACTCCCCAGCTTGATTCTTACGACGATCGTTGACAGCCAAACCAACTTCCGTGACGGCCGTTCCTGAAGGCGTATACCGAAGCTGTATATCGCGGGTTAAATTGCCCATCAATATGACGCGATTGTAACTGGCCATGGTTATCCTCCTGTCAATGGGACTGGATAAACGAGCTTAAACTTCACCGTCTTCGTCATCGACGCTACTTTGGGCCAGGATTTCCTCATTCAGAGCCGCACCCACCGGCGCGTCGGACTTGCCCAACGTGTGGGCGACCAATGTCTCTACTAACCTCGGATCGACCTTGATTACCAAGTGCCGAAGGATATTCTCATCCAACTTGCACAGGCGATTGAAGGCGGTGACCTTGGAGGTTTCCATGTTGAAATAGGAAATCCAATACGTGCCCTTGCCATGTCCTTCAACGGGATAAGCCAATTTGCGCTCTTCCCACAGACGGCTGGCAAGAATCTCACCACCTAAGTCTTCAATCGACTTGTGCAGCTTGGCGGCCACGCCACCCGGGTCGCGATTGAATTTGTTGCTGTCAAACAAAAAGAAACAGTCGTAGCACTGAGTAGTCAACTTGGTGAACTCCCAATCAATTCAAACTAAATGGTCGAATGTTTACGGTTGGTGTTTGCCGGAACGAATCGTCTTGCGACCTCAATCGTCCTCAGCTATTAAAATGGTTCATGCAGTACTGCAAATCGTGTTGGCACCAAGCTTCGATGGCCGAACAGGCTCGCTCAACGCTGTGGGCAATCACCGGTCGCTCATCGTCGCGAAATCGACTGAGCACATAATCAGCGCCATCCCAGTGGTCGGGAACAGCCCCAATACCGATCCTCAGCCGAGGTATTTGTAGACTTCCAAGCTGCTGGAGGATGTCTGCCAACCCCTTCTGCCCACCGGCAGACCCTTGAGGTCGAACTCGAACCTTTCCTACCGGAAGACTCAAGTCGTCGCAAATAACCAACAAGTCGCTGTGAATGTCCGTCTTGTAAAATTGTGCAAATCGGCGCACGCACCGACCGCTGTGATTCATGTAAGTCTGAGGCCATACCAATAGTAGTTTGTCTGACCCCAGAGCAATCGAACTCGTCTTACCATCTCCATTGACACGCGGTGGAGGGGCAGCCAGCTTGCGGCACAGCGCGTCTAGCACATCAAAGCCAATATTGTGGCGTGTCCCCACGTACTTGGCTCCTGGATTACCCAGGCCTACCACCAATTTCTGCGTTAGCGTCATTCTCCCTTAATTCACCAGCCACAGCAAGTAATCGCATTCAGCCACTGCATTGCGTTCGACTAAGTCACTGTGCACGATTAAGTCACAGCAGCCGAAGCCGCTACTTGGCCTCTGCCTCTTTGCCCTTTTCCGCCTTTTCCTTGCGGATCAGCTCAGGCTCAACCGCACCTGCCGCAGCCAGGTCATCCGCATTTTCACTTGGCTTGACGATTTGCACCACGACGCGCGAGCTGCCGGTAACCATGCTGGCTCCCTCAGGCAGTGTAACCTCGCCTGCGTGAATCGACTTGCCCAGATGCAATCCGCTAACACTGACCGTAATAAACTCAGGGATATTGGCCGCTGGGCAGCGGATAGTTAACTCGTGTGTCTGGAACACCAATTGTCCACCTTCGCCTATGCCAGGAGCCTCCCCGTGCAGGTGTACAGGCAACGTGACCTCGACCGCTTCGGTCGCTGAAACTCGGTGAAGATCCACGTGCACAACGCTGGTGCCGTAGGTGTCCCACTGAACCTGTCGCAGTACCGCCATGTCAGCGATATCTCCGGTCAGTGTCAAAAGCTTTGTACCATGCTTGATCACGCCCTGAAGCGCATCTGCGCGAACGGATAGATTGACATTTTCTTCCCCGTGGCCGTACAAAATCGCAGGAACTTGGCCTTGGGCGCGCAATCGCTTGGATGCGTTGGAACCAATCGCAGTACGCTTGGCAACGGTAATTGTTTCGCTACTCATCGACTTACTCAGAAATTGTCAGTTAAAAACGGCTATTCGACGTCAAAACGGTCCTTGGGCGCGGCCACATGCCGTCGACCAACGGCACAGCCGTCGGCCAGGCACATGCCAGCGAACCGTCAGTATCCCAAATCGCCAGACTCTTTCAAGTGCAAACAATGATCCCACATCCCGTCCTGGTTCTCCTGGCCAGGTTCCCTTGCTCAGAATGCAGCAGTCAATTATTTTTGCTGCTACTTCCAATCCACTTTTCCCATCCAGGCCAATATTATGGCGAAGTCGAAAACCAACACGCTCCAGTTCATTGAACCCATCGGCTCACGAGTCCTGGTGCTGAAGGACGAGCCCAAACGGGAGACAAAGGGGGGGATCGCCCTGCCCGACGCCGCAGAAATACCCACCATCACCGGCCGGATCGTCACCATCAGTCGCCTCGTCGAGCACGACGAAGACCTGCCTCTGCGTCAATACGACAAAATCCTGTTTCACCCCAAAAACGCCATCCCCGTGGACTTCGAGCCCGACAACCAACTCTATGTGGTACCTGTCGAGGATATCGTCGCTGTCTTTCGAAAGGACAAACCCACTAGCCAAGAATGAGTACCGCTGGTCCAAGTGTCTGATTACCTGGCAGTTATTCGATTTGGATTTTGGCCGATGCGTTCATTGCCAACGCATCATTGATTAACACAGTTGCCGTAGAATCGTACCTCTGCTTAGTACGGGCTGTATTGCTGGGAGGGTAAGCTATGCGATGGGTATTCCTAGCGTTCATGTTGGCGACGGCAAGCGACATTGCTCTCGCTCAGGATGCGACATCCGGTCCAGCAACGGCCCCTTGGGCTATCCAGCGCATTGAAGCACTTGGCGGCAAGATTACCTCCGGTGGAAACGGCCAGCCCATCACGCGACTCTACCTCGGCCAGACCGCTACGGACGATGCTGATTTGAAATGGATTGGCGATCTTGCTCAGCTAATCGAACTGAGCCTGGCAGACACCAGGATCACCGATGCCGGATTGTCGCATGTCGCTCGGCTTCAGAAACTTGAAGCACTCCATTTGGCCGACACCGCTGTATCGGATCGGGGGCTCGAAGCGATTCGGGGCCTGGTCCAGTTGCAATTGTTGGGCCTCAAGGGCACCCAAGTTACCGACGCTGGGCTCGACTACATACAAGGGTATAGCGCCCTCAGGTGGCTCGGTCTGCGCAATACCCGAATCACCGATGAGGGGCTGATTCGTCTGCAAGAACTCCGTCAATTGCCAGGGCTGTCTCTAAGTTACTGCCAAGTTACAAGTAAGGGATTGATGTATATCCAGCGGCTGGTCAAGCTGCAGCGACTTGTGCTTGATCACACGCTGGTCACGGATGATGGTCTTACCTATCTCCGGGACATGAAACAGCTCCATACGCTGGATTTAAGCCACACGCAAGTTGGGGACTCTGGGATCAAGCAGTTAGCGGAGCTGGGCCAACTGCGCATGGTCGAATTAAGTGGTACCAAGGTAACCGATTCGGGCTTGGTCCACCTGGCCAAGTTGCCTGCTCTTCGAGATGCGACTATCAACGCACCCGCTCCGATAGTTTTCGGTGCAACGCCCCCGGCAGGTTTGCCACAGCTGCCTGGGTTGGCCTTGAATGAATGTCGGGTTAGCGACGCTGGGTTAGCCCACCTACGATCCTTGCCTGGCCTCCAACGCTTGGAGTTGAGCAAAACGCAAATTACCGATGACGGCTTAAATTTCCTGCACGAATTAGCGGGGCTGCGATGGCTGGACGTCCGCGCAACTCAGGTAACCGAGCAGGGGATTTCATCACTTCAGCAGGCACTGCCACACCTGAAAATCCTCGCTCGCTAAGATTCTTGAAAACGCATGAGCAGGCCTGGCTCATCGCGGGAATCATGCATTGACTGTTGGGGCGGTCAGCCCATGAGAATACACCAGTCGCCAGCTTCCGACGACGGTAGCTCACTGGCATGCCACCGGCATCAGTGCATAAGACACATTGAGCGCCGCAATGTTACAAGCCTCCTAGTCAAGTTACATGCCCCCTAGTCAACGCCCGGGCCCAAGCAATCCAGGTTTTGTCGACGGCCACTGGATCGTCCGCTTAAGTGCCACTGTCCTGCGCTGGCGGGCGGAATAGTTCGCTAATGGATTTATGATGGTGGATGCGGCGAATGGCTTCAGCTAACAAAGGTGCCACAGAGACGACTTGCGTGCACTCGAGTTTCTTCTCGGGCGGAAGTGGAATGGAGTTGGTGATGCATAGCGACTTGATGGGAGCCGCTCGCAAACGCTCGATGGCGTTGCCGCATAAAACACCGTGAGTGGCGGCGATATGGATTTCTCGTGCCCCCGCTTTGTGTACCAATTCGGCGGCCCCGCAGATTGATCCCGCCGTGCTGATCATGTCGTCGAATATCACGCAGACTTTGCCTTCGACGGGTCCGCCAATAATATTCTTTTGAGTCGTGGCTATTGCGCTGTCGCGACGCTTGTCCACAATGGCCAGGCGGCCACCGAGCCGCTTGGAATGCCCAATCGCGCGCTTGATGCTGCCTTCGTCAGGACTCACCACTACTAAGTCTTCCGCAGCAAATCCCATCTGCTCGATGAATCCATTGAGCACCGGAGCGGCGTACAAGTGATCGACGGGAACATCAAAGAAGCCTTGAATCTGCGGAGCGTGCAAATCCATCGTCAGCACGCGATCGGCACCGGCGCGAGTGATCATGTTGGCGACTAACTTGGCCGTGATAGGCACTCGGCCTTCATCCTTGCGGTCTTGTCGGGCATAGCCATAGTAGGGGATGACCGCAGTTACCCGCGCAGCACTGGCGCGCTTGCAACTATCGATCATGATCAACAGCTCCAACAGCGTATCGTTGACCGGTGGGCAGGTGGGCTGAATCAAGAATACGTCGCGGCCGCGCACGTCATCGTTGACTTTGCAATAATTCTCCCCATCAGGGAATTTGCCTAAGGACACCGATCCCAACTGCAGGTGCAGTGCTTCACAAATGTCATGGGCCAACTGCGGGTTGGCTTGTCCACTCAGGATTTTTAACTCACGCATGTTGATAGCCCATTTCGCGCATCTTTTCCTCCACCAATTGCAGCTCGTCGATCGTGTTGATGCTCAGCGATTCGCAGGATTTCAGTACCGTGCGCGCATCAACGTTTTTGCCCGACCTCAGCAGAATTCCGGGACAATCTGTCAAGTAGTACTCGCCCTGGGAGTTTGAATTGTCCAATTGTGCCAGGGCCCACAGCAAGTCCGGTCCGTGGAACAAGTAAGTGCTCATGTTGACTTCATTGACCGCTAATTCGGCTGGAGAGGCGTCCTTGTGTTCGACAATTCCACAGAATTTTCCATCAGAATTGCGGACAATCCTTCCCAAGCCCGCGGGATCGTCTTTCAGTAGCGTTCCCAGCAAACAGGAGTACTGGCCGCTGCGGAACAGTGACAACAGCTCTCGAATGGAATCGGCCTGAATCAGTGGCGAATCGCCAGCTACGACCAGTACTGGGCCGTTGTGATTTCCCAACAGCTGGCGGCACTGATCGACTGCGTGGCCTGTGCCAAGCTGCTGCTGCTGCACTGCGAACTGTACGCCGCTCCGACCGCCCAGCTCCTGACGTACGTCGTCGGCGCGATAGCCGATGACCACAATTTGGCGACCGATGCCAGCCTGCTCCAGAGCATCCAATACCCAGTGAATCATGGGACGCTGCAAGGCGGGAAACAGCACTTTCGGCAAATCGCTCTTCATCCGCGTACCGCGGCCGGCAGCCAATACCACGGCAATAGGTTGATCATTCACAGATGGCGTACTCCTGGCCAGATAATGTCGTTGTGAGTAATGTCGTTGTGAGGCAAGCTGGCTCCACAGTATATCGCAAGGTCAAACCTTCCAAAGGGTGACGCAGCGGAAAAAGGCTGCTCTGCCCATGAGCGATCCTGGTGTCTGAATTCTGGTTCGGTGAATGGACCAGATTCGCCGAATGGTTCCATTGGTCCAATCAGTGCCACTTCACATCGCGCAAGGCGCACAACAAGCGCACATGCCCAACAAATAGCCGTAGAGATTCCAGAATTCTTTAGCCCATGGCGGAGCGCGATTGAAACGTTGCTATTACTGCGGTAGGCGATTGCCAGGGAATCCTGCGACATGCATGGGAACGGCGTAAATCCCGCGGCGAGCAGTGGCTATTAAGGTTTTACCCTGTTTGCCGCCGAACGTGCAATTGGCTGGTCGCTCGGGAAACGGAAGTGAACCGAGCAGTGTGCCGTGGGGGTCGACTACAGCGATCGAGGAGCTGTCTGGCTGGGTAACGTAGACGTTGCCCTGACGATCGACGGTAATCCCATCACCGCCGTGTGGCAACGCAATCAATTCCCGTTTCGCTCCAAGTTTACCTGGTTCCTGCACCGGATAGGCCAGCAGTTTGCGACTTCCCATCTCGGCGACGTACAACGTCGCACCGTCGGGCGACAGCGCGATTCCGTTGGGCAGGTCCAATCCTTCTGCACAGCGCCGCGCCGTGCCATCGGCAGCTACGTAATAAACCGCCATCGTACCCTGGGGTAACGATCGGGATACGAACACTGGATCGGTAAAGTAGATTCCGCCCTTTGCATCCAGAAACAAATCGTTGGGCTGGTTGAATGGATTAGCGTTGTATTGAGCCACGATGGGAGTCACGCTACCATCCCCCGAATCAATCGCGACAATCCGTCCCGTCCCACCTTGGCAAGCAATCAGTTTCCCGCTGCCGGAAATCGCCAGGCCATTGCACATGCCACTCATTTGCAGCAGCAGGTCAACTTTTCCCTCGACATCGCGGCGGTAGACCCGCTGCCCCACGATATCTGAGAAATAAAGTTCACCATCGTCACCGGCCACTGGCCCTTCAGTAAACAGAAACCCATCGGCCCATTTCTCAACCGGGCCAGTGGGCCCAACGCCAGCGATAGCCTCCCCCTCTGCGGCAATAGCTCCTCGGACAAACGACAGCCACAACAACATGGTTATGGTAGTTAATCTCATGAATTCATCCCTCGGGGACCTCGTATGGCGGCAAGTTATCAACTCAATCTTAATCATAAGAAGCCTGGGCTGCGCCCACGGCCAGCGCGCGATTAGGAGCTGCGCGGAAATAAATTACCGAACTTACTTTCAGCGGGAGTGCATTAGCACCCGGGCATTAGCACCCGGTTTTCTCAGCAACCGGACGCTATCGCGTTCCGGCTAATTAGGCAACTTATTTCCGGACGAGTCCTTAGGTTATTGTCCGTCAAGGACTTGCTCAAGGATGTCGGTATTGCAGGCTGCTAATTTCATGCGACCGACGATGCTCTCGTACTTCTTCAGCCCGCGTTCAAGCAGCGGCATAGCTTCCACAGCCTTTGCAGAAAGACTCACGTCGCACATGCCGATGGTCGACCAGCGAAAGCCATATCGCGCTGGGCTAGCTAGGCGGCTCAACAGCGCGCGCTGCTCCTGGCCAATAACCGAACCGCCTCTCCACCAAGTCATTATTTCATTATTCCAGACTACCGCATTGTTGCAAATTGACAGCTGCCTAGCGTGTCGTAAAATCTCAGCGCTGCGGCATCCGCGCTGACTTTCTGAATATCGGAGTTCTGACTCGCTAGCTGCGTATACTAATCGTTATCCGACTAAAGCACCAACCGCTTTTTCGAAATCAGATCATGGATGCCAACTTGCGAAACTCGGTCGATGAAGTACACCGTCACATCGTCGACTGCGCAAACACGATCGTCAACACATTAGTTCAGGACCACAGGCTGTCCGCCGGCACCGCGAATGAATTGATGCTGTACGCGTCGCAGTTGTACAAGCTACTTCCAGACGCCTCAAGGCCATCGTGGCTCACGACGCTGCTTCAGCAGTTCCAAGGGGAACAACTGGCAAGTAACCACAACCATAATTACTCAACCGAATTCGCCTCGTTCCTTCTTTCCAACATGCGTCATGTTGAAGCACCAATCCTATCGCCTGATGAAGCCAACTATGACTTCGACTTAGTGTTCGACGAAGTTCGGGACGCGCAGGACATCGCGGCGACATTTGACAGCCTTGTTGCAAAATTGGAGCAGATTATCGCGGCAGATTTGATCGACAGTCGTGTCGTCCAACAAGCGCTAGAACGTTTGATGGCGTTGCTCAAACGCAACAAGCACGGGTCGCTCACGTCCATTTTGGTATCTTTGCATTACGGCCGATTTGCACTCAAGGCGTTTGGAGGGGCTCTGGCAGCAAACAAGTATCTAAAACCAATGGTGGAGGCATTCAAAGAAGAGTTTGCCATCGCCGAAAGTAAGGTGCAGGCGGCCGAAGCAACGCTTAAAGAAGAAGCTATCCGCCGGTTGACCAACGAAGATCGGTTAATGGCATACATCGAACAAAGCGGAGGGGACACTACCGTAATTGCTGGCTATCTTGGTCACGACGATTCAGGCGCCGACGACGCGGAGTAACTCCAACTGAACATCGTCGGATAACAAAGGCATGAACGCGGAGCCGCCGACAGCGCGTTTTCCAATGGAGCATCAACCGCGGCGGCCCGGTTATGCCAGCCGTTATGCCCAAAACATGAAAAGCGTTTTCATGTGCGTTTCGTTTCAACTCGAAGGAGAGCTTCATGATGTTCCGCTGTAACACGATTCTTTTTCTCTCGGCAACAGTAATTGCCTCGTTACTCTACTGTGATTCTGCTGACGCGCAGATACTCCGGTGCCGCCGCGCAGCGTCGGCCTGCTGCCCATCGCAACCTACCACGGGATGCACAAACGCATGTCACACGCATTCGTACCCAATGGCAACAGACCATACGCATGGTTGCTCGCCTTGCGGTTCACCGTGTGCGACGCCGGTGCGTTACAGCTGCCACTGTCATG encodes the following:
- a CDS encoding SMP-30/gluconolactonase/LRE family protein, encoding MNRIWCSLAIILLCPQARAQQTLGRLERLTPEFDRLVAPDAKIEVLARGFTWTEGPVWIGDSNGHLLFSDIPRNTIYKYQPGAPAGREVSVFMTPSGFTGVTYYGLEPGSNGLFLDGQGRLCMCEHGDRRVSVLTDNGGKMTLADRYQGRRLNSPNDAVLMKNGDIYFTDPPYGLPEQFADSRRELDFCGVYRLKPNGELTLLTPSIARPNGIALSPDEKFLYVAQSNPQQANWTRFEVRPDGTLGDSKELLNVTDRVGKEPGLPDGLEADSQGYLWASGPGGIYVISPKGQLVGRLVTEQRTSNCTLNPDGWLYLTVDSYLCRIRTLARPITR
- a CDS encoding NTP transferase domain-containing protein, with translation MKSDLPKVLFPALQRPMIHWVLDALEQAGIGRQIVVIGYRADDVRQELGGRSGVQFAVQQQQLGTGHAVDQCRQLLGNHNGPVLVVAGDSPLIQADSIRELLSLFRSGQYSCLLGTLLKDDPAGLGRIVRNSDGKFCGIVEHKDASPAELAVNEVNMSTYLFHGPDLLWALAQLDNSNSQGEYYLTDCPGILLRSGKNVDARTVLKSCESLSINTIDELQLVEEKMREMGYQHA
- a CDS encoding 50S ribosomal protein L25, which produces MSSETITVAKRTAIGSNASKRLRAQGQVPAILYGHGEENVNLSVRADALQGVIKHGTKLLTLTGDIADMAVLRQVQWDTYGTSVVHVDLHRVSATEAVEVTLPVHLHGEAPGIGEGGQLVFQTHELTIRCPAANIPEFITVSVSGLHLGKSIHAGEVTLPEGASMVTGSSRVVVQIVKPSENADDLAAAGAVEPELIRKEKAEKGKEAEAK
- the rpsF gene encoding 30S ribosomal protein S6 yields the protein MTTQCYDCFFLFDSNKFNRDPGGVAAKLHKSIEDLGGEILASRLWEERKLAYPVEGHGKGTYWISYFNMETSKVTAFNRLCKLDENILRHLVIKVDPRLVETLVAHTLGKSDAPVGAALNEEILAQSSVDDEDGEV
- a CDS encoding co-chaperone GroES; this translates as MAKSKTNTLQFIEPIGSRVLVLKDEPKRETKGGIALPDAAEIPTITGRIVTISRLVEHDEDLPLRQYDKILFHPKNAIPVDFEPDNQLYVVPVEDIVAVFRKDKPTSQE
- the rplI gene encoding 50S ribosomal protein L9; amino-acid sequence: MSSANLRARRQAFKRLPKGDHGGIELLLVHNVDHVGRQGEVVQVRPGFANNYLLPQGLAIVATEHHKRMVEKHKAKLKEIERARLGRLQSLADRIAQQSVTIEANANDEGHLYGSVGAVEIVAALRALDLVITDDQIRLQGPLKELGLYTVKIHLHHEIEADLKVWVVPSAN
- a CDS encoding single-stranded DNA-binding protein; the protein is MASYNRVILMGNLTRDIQLRYTPSGTAVTEVGLAVNDRRKNQAGEWVDETTFVDVTFWGKTAEVAGEYLSKGSAVFIEGRLKLDTWEKDGQKHYKLRVVCERMQMLGARQSGGESRSAPMQQQSHRDDFGPGSAVHEPEPVVDDIPF
- a CDS encoding diguanylate cyclase, which translates into the protein MQRFGITTRLTMLLALLSTVPIVVVVYQKASDQANLQEKRRLLACQQLAISCARDMERRSYGDIRNALSLFCEQLSDVSRIRLIRFDGLIIHESTKPGQEPEAAGSLGKNTIQIPVLRDSRAWGHLEASFKHDWSNSKLWTVFKSFILAIILNSFSFSLLLRRSLAVMDSSKAVPRRVRNTLDTIAGGVVITDPDSRIMMANEAFVLTTGRNREDLVGSSLESIPFRANSSLLPWDRAMQSLERCAGVTVELSLQGRGQMTFVVNANPIIDSNDKLAGAMISFEDVTTLEAQKQNLIEAMSELEKSKEQIQIQNARLNELASKDALTGCFNRRMLMERLEAGWQDYLKHDTSVNVVLLDVDHFKKLNDNYGHSVGDEVLKDVARVIQESVGDQGFVGRYGGEEFCVILTEMSAEAALEIAEGVRRAIQHNLAEPYRVTSSFGVSSCRLGAPTPHIMMEQSDQALYAAKQGGRNQVKLWSPEMADDAQPDAPKAPIINVPLTNQPISYQAIASLHTALAYRDADTALHSQRVSELSVALGRGLMPVNELYILEIAGLLHDIGKIGVPDSILLKPSRLDADEWKVMEAHAQIGVEILGSAFQCKPLVDIIRYHHVRYDGIGTPPGGPVGQDIPLGARIISIADAYDAMVSNRVYRKGQLPQEAFAELTRCAGSQFDPMLVERFVSMQVGWRPDSRYGNFDVQDSQAITIGHLTERTISAYEARDVKTLAESLDRLRTVGRQLDMPAITHLALELSKSIAGRDVDWDIVVPVLQDLVEMCLMIQRAHVREVASRPHTTLNCPQRDFYYHALQWDAEVLNNSSHAGSTSASLPKPSA
- a CDS encoding ribose-phosphate pyrophosphokinase, coding for MRELKILSGQANPQLAHDICEALHLQLGSVSLGKFPDGENYCKVNDDVRGRDVFLIQPTCPPVNDTLLELLIMIDSCKRASAARVTAVIPYYGYARQDRKDEGRVPITAKLVANMITRAGADRVLTMDLHAPQIQGFFDVPVDHLYAAPVLNGFIEQMGFAAEDLVVVSPDEGSIKRAIGHSKRLGGRLAIVDKRRDSAIATTQKNIIGGPVEGKVCVIFDDMISTAGSICGAAELVHKAGAREIHIAATHGVLCGNAIERLRAAPIKSLCITNSIPLPPEKKLECTQVVSVAPLLAEAIRRIHHHKSISELFRPPAQDSGT
- the pth gene encoding aminoacyl-tRNA hydrolase; the encoded protein is MTLTQKLVVGLGNPGAKYVGTRHNIGFDVLDALCRKLAAPPPRVNGDGKTSSIALGSDKLLLVWPQTYMNHSGRCVRRFAQFYKTDIHSDLLVICDDLSLPVGKVRVRPQGSAGGQKGLADILQQLGSLQIPRLRIGIGAVPDHWDGADYVLSRFRDDERPVIAHSVERACSAIEAWCQHDLQYCMNHFNS